TGCTAATTGAAGTTCTTTTGACCagctaactttgggatgcttTGGAGGAACCCTGAGACATCTCAGAGAGAGACTAAATTAACTAggattatttggtatgttaaattacgtGGGAAGTATTGTAAAATGACTGGTGATAAGCCTTCTTAGGTTATGCTGTATGggtaaattttattaatataggTATTCTAAAAATCATTCCTAAAAATCTGTATGGGTGTATGGGTAAATTTTATTAATACAGGTATTCTAAAAATCatataaattcctaaaaatctggtATGTCCTGATAAAatattatcagtcataattctagttactaTAACCAAGTTTCTTTGTCAACTGCATTGTGATCAGGTGTTTCATCATGCATTTAGAGTCTTCTATCATTCATAGGCAGGTTTTGCTTTACTCCAATGTTTTTGCAAAAGTGCTTTATCTTCAAGAAGATTCACAGGAAGGAGTTTTTGACAATTACAGGTTTCTGATAAATTTCAGATCATactgctgaactgggtaagaaattaaagaatcttAATGAAAAcgctgatggcttcataaaactgTTAACAGAAAGGATTAATTACCTTATGAAAAGTTTCAGTACAGTCAATTTAAAAGAACCTATGTggtccattagccagacttatttTGCAAGCAAATTAGTCTTAATCTGGCTATATTTGGTAGAAATGATggtaattttagaaagaaaaagattatgtTTCTGTGGATATTAAATTCTAGTTTGTTAACTGAGGTCTGTGTTTACTGCCTAAGACTCACTTCCCAGATAGCTCCTTGCTGCTATGTTATATTATTGtaaagtttaattgaattattaaaatgACTTTTGTCAGAAGGGACTCTGCATTGGACTGGTCTATACAAAGGACTGCTTACCCCAGAGGACACCCAcaccagaaagggaaaaagacaaCAGCAGTGGTAGGCAGCTGACCTGAAAATCTGGACGAGGCCTGTAAGACCCATCCTACTAatttaattgagttgtttacaAAACATTTGTCTCCTTATCAACATTGAAAGTTCCCCCAATGTTTAGGATGGGAAGGAAATTCTCTAGTGAAATTGTCACAGCTACTCATGGCATGTATCATGGCTTGCTTTAAGTCTACTGCTAAAAGCATGTGTACAATGTTAGTGTGACAATTCAGTATAATAACATGTATAGCCTATAAAATGTTTCCCCATTAACATATCTCTGAGCTTGTTCACTATATCTGATTAGTTTTCCAAAATGTGGATAACTAGGCAAATATATGAACAAAAAGAAGGCTTAGCATTGATGGACATGATGGACCCATGGCAGGCAGCAACCACCCTGTCATGTAGGGACAGATATTTTGATCTATCAAAAGATTTGCaatcaaaaggggaaatgataaaagaaattttcCAATTGAGGAAGTCATTCTGATGAATACATAATTTAACTCAAACTTTATGCTGACCAGAGTGGCCTGTTTTGTGGCCTATAAAcatgcattgtacatctgctttggcTGTTGAGGAGGGGAatgcatttagaaataaaaaatagaggatATTATCACTCACATAGAGGCCTTAATGAATGTTACCCAGCAAGCCTTAAAATGATAGTAATCAGGTTGTCCATCTGCTGAACTCAAATGTttctatgataaaaaaaaaaaaaaaaaagtggtcctaCAAAAACGCATGGCCCTTGATATTTTAACAGTCTCTCTAGGAGGAACTTATGCTATAATATATACCAAATGCTGTTTTTTATACCTGATGAGTCTTCTAATGTGATTCAACTTATGATGCATATGAAAAATCAAATCTCCTCTCTGAATGATCCCCTTCCTAGTTTagggaaaatattagaaaaatggtTTGATTGAGGAGGCTCTTGGCTCATATCTCTGCTAATGATGGTTGCAAAGTTGCTGTTTATTATCTCTCTTGCTGTGCCTCTCCTACAACTGCTAGAATAATGCTCTTTAAGCGAGGTTCAGACTCTGCTTCAGTGGACTCCAAAACTTATCAGCTCTAGCAGCAAGAGAGTTTCACTCCTCTAACTAGGGAGACTACATCACCCATTCTCAGCAGGAAGCAATTACAGAAGACTGACCTTTGGCCCTGTACCACTCGAGATTGAGGAGTGAAGTATCTCAAGGAGGGATTTTGTAAGCAGTTAAGGTAGGGGGTCTTTTGGcttgacacccaccaagaggtgaacTCAATTTTAGGGTAACAGAGCACAGCATATGCAAAAGCATGATGTGATTCAAGACCTGCAATTCCACATGCTATAAGTAAAAGGCGTTTGTGGAGAATTGTAGTAGATGAAGATGGAGTCATAAGAAGGGTTCAGATTAAACAAAGGACTGATGTGGTAAACTAAGGAGATTTGGAGTTTATACTGAAAGCAGTAAAGACCTGTTGAAAAACTTTAAACACACAAATGAGGTGATCAGTTTATATGATGACATTTGTATGAAGAATTGGAGGGGTGTGAACAAGATTGTTGGTTGTCTATATCAGCTCTATCCAGTGGAACTTTCAAtgttgatagaaatgttctatatctgtgctgGCCAGTATCATGGTATGTAGCCACTTACACTCCTGAGCACTTGAAACATGGCTAGTGCATCTGAAAAACTGAATTTATGCTgttacttaattttaataaatttaaatgtaaatagccacctgtggctagtggctaccatattggacatcACTATTATATATCCTTCTCCTTTTTATCTGTCCTAATAGAGACCCAATTTTTTAGCTGGGCACATGGCTGTCCAAAATAAAGACTGCATTTTCTAGCTTGCCTTATAGCTAAGTGTGGGCCATATGACTAAGTTCTGGGCAATGGGATATGTGAACTGAAGTGCAATTCCTGGGTTATGCCTTTAAAGGTACTGCCCCCTCATCCATGTCCCTTTCTCCACAGACTGAACTGCAACATGGGGAGTATgtggcagagcagagcagagcagcaAGATAGAAGGAGCCAGGCCCCCATGGTCCAGAGCTGCCACGCCAGCCAGATTTTTGAGCACCAGAGAAGTTCTATCTCATTTATACCACTCCTCTTAGTCTGTGCTTCTCTCACATGCAAGTTATTCTAACAGATACTGTGACTGAAACTGGAAGTAGAGTGACCAGGTGAAACATGATTAGAATAATCCAGCCAAGAAGTGATGAAGGTTAGAACTAGGGTAATGCCATTGGAGTGGAGAGAGAGGAGCTCATCTGAGAAGGATAAAAGGGCTATTTATACAAAGCCTGAATCTGTGAAAACTCAGGGAGGAATACAATTCCATCCATGACTGCTTCTGTGAGCATTAAGTGAAACTCACAATtcagtatcatttaaaaatagaaatctaatgagtaaagggaaacaaaaatagGACATATGCTCTTCCCCAGACCCAGCTCAGACTGGCAGCAATATAGATATGATTAAATCAATGTAGTACCCTGACCTATTCAGAAACTGAGAAATCTTTGTATTTGGACTAAGGGAGGGCAAGCTGAGAACTAACGTACAGTACAAATTCTAGAATAATTTAAGTATCTGTATTTTGTGCCTGTAAATCACCAATTCCATGTCAACAAAAACATTGATGGCAAGTCTTAAGAGATGTCTTAATGGAAAATAAGATTCATTTTAAACTGCAGCATGTCCATTGCTTGCCAACAATTTCTTAAGACAATGATATTTTAAGCAAGTTAAGCAAATTTTCTATTCCCCTTCTTACAGTCAAACTTTGCATCAAAAGCTCTTTCTTGAGTTCTCTGAGCTCCTGGTACGAGCTTCTTCCCTTGGGTGGATTCTTGGCTTTTCTCCCAGCATGGCCCCCAAACACCAGTCTTCACTTCCACCCCAAGTAAAGAAACCGAAGAAACCAAGACGGACTCCTGCCTCCAGGCCAGAGGAAACGTCTGCTACTTTGAACTtgccaaaggaagaaaaagaacagcaagAAGCAATTGAACATATTGATGAAGTACAAAATGAAGTAGACAGACTTAACGAACAAGCCAGTGAGGAGATTTTGAAAGTAGAACAGAAATATAACAAACTCCGCCAACCATTTTTTCAGAAGAGGTCGGAATTGATCGCCAAAATCCCAAATTTTTGGGTAACAACATTTGTTAACCATCCACAAGTGTCTGCATTGCTTggggaggaggatgaagaggCGCTGCATTACTTGACAAGAGTCGAAGTGACAGAATTTGAAGATATTAAATCAGGTTAcagaatagatttttattttgatgaaaacccctactttgaaaataaagttCTCTCCAAAGAATTTCATCTGAATGAGAGTGGTGATCCATCTTCAAAGTCCACTGAAATCAAATGGAAATCCGGAAAGGATTTGACAAAACGTTCAAGTCAAACGCAGAATAAAGCCAGCAGGAAGAGACAGCATGAGGAACCAGAAAGCTTCTTCACCTGGTTTACTGATCATTCTGATGCAGGTGCAGATGAGTTAGGAGAGGTCATCAAAGATGATATTTGGCCAAATCCATTACAGTACTACTTGGTTCCGGACATGGAtgatgaggaaggggaaggagaagaagatgatgatgatgatgaagaggaagaaggattGGAAGATATTGATGAAGAAGGGGATGAGGATGAAGGTGaagaagatgaagatgatgatgagggggaggaaggagaggaagatgaAGGAGAAGATGACTAATGGAACACTGATGGATTCCaaccttccttttttaattttctccagtCCCTGGGAGCAAGTtgcagtctttcttttttttttttctccttctcctcttgtgCTCAGTTGCCCTGTTTTTgaggtctcttttctcctttataccATGGCTCACAACTTATTTTGGAGGGAAATACCTTGAGCAgaattcagtgggaaaagaatctctACCCCTTTCTGTTCCAGATTCATTTTTATCCCTTCCTGTCTCAACAAAAACTTTATGGAATCAACACCACCATGCtctgtgggaaaaaagaaaaaccttctgcTCCCTTAGCTCTGCTGGAAGCTGGAGGGTGCTAGGCCCCTGTGTAATAGTGCATAGAATTCtagcttttttcctcctttctctgtatATTGGGCTCAGAGATTACACTGTGTCTCTATGTGAATATGGACAGTTAGCATTTACCAACATCTATCTGTCTActttctcttgtttaaaaaaagaaaaaaaaaacttaaaaaaatggggTTATAGAAGGTCAGCAAAGGGTGGGTTTGAGATGTTTGGGTGGGTTAAGTGGGCATTTTGACAACATGGCTTCTCCTTTGGCATGTTTAATTGTGATGTTTAACGGACATCCTTGCAGTTTAAGatgacacttttaaaataaaattctctcctAATGATGACTTGAGCCCTGCCACTCGATAGGAGAATCAGCAGAACCTGTAGGATCTTATTTGCAATTGACATTCTCTATTGTAATTTTgttcctgtttatttttaaatttttctttttgtttcactgGAAAGGAAAGATGATGCTCAGTTTTAAACGTTAAAAGTGTACAAGTTGCTTTGTtacaataaaactaaatgtgtacacaaagaaaaaaaaaaaaaaaaaaagctctttctTCACACTGTAAAAAATTCTGGTTGGATACAATTTGATTATGAAAGATCTTTTAgtattttgaatgaataaaggaattgTCACCCTTGCTATGCaggccaggccccaggccccaaAACTGTTTTTAACCATACAGGCTAGTTGTGTTTTATCAACAGGATGCCACAAAGGCCCCCCACAAAACCAGACTTAACCAGCTAGATCCAAGATAGTGGGCAAAATAGGCTAAATGTCACCACTTTCATTGCCTCGAtttatctctgtgtttgtttcaaaAGTTCCTGGTGTTTGGCAGAGATGCTTTGCAGCTGTACTTTGAGAGATATATGCTTTGAGAGATTTACAGTGGTCAGCTACCTCAAACTGGCTCTGATTTGACCACAGGAATGTACCTGTGCAGGTGAAATCTGGAGGTGTTTGAAAGTTACCTTTGCTTCATTACCATACTAAGATCTCCACCCAAAGGGGAGATCTGTACTCTGCTAGGCACAATTTGTGCCATGTGCAAGGGAGCCTGAGGGACTGCATGTGCCATCTGCTTCTGGAAGTCTCTGTCCTTCTCCCCAGTTTCTGATGATGCACCTGCCTCTTACACCTTAAAAGTTCCCCACTTTCCTCCCTTTGGGAACATGAGCTCCTCTTCTACATTCTCTGGCCATTGAATAAAAGCCTGTCTTTCTTGTACCAAACTCAGTTTTGTTATTGACAGCGTGAATGTGAGCAGGAAGGTATTCCCTGACCAAGGCAGGGGACTTCGGTTCAGATAGGGCCCCAGGAGGAAGATCTCACATCTAATGTGATAACAGGAGTGTTATTTGTTAAGCACAAgttcctgtgccaggcacttttgaAGGTGAGAAGTGCAAAGAGATCTGGGCACAAGAGGACTCCATTCAAACCCCTGTATTAGAGGCCAATGCTCTGTGGCTTCTAGCGCCTAAGGCCATGTTCCTGGGATGACCCAGCCCCCTTTTGAGTTCCTGCTAGAGGAGCTCAGGGCTGTCAAAATAACTTACTCCCAGTTCTAGCCAATCCTTGACAATAGGCCCCTGATCTccctttcttagagcatttactaaAAAACCCTTACAACTGTAAATTCTTCCTCTGTCACTTTGAGATGTATATGTATCTCCTACAACTCAGGAGTGTTTTTCTCAAGGACCTAAAAGCTAttacttattttggctgtgccaagAGGCTTGTAGGATTtgagtttcctgaccagggatcgaacctggaccctcctcagtgagagcacagagtcctaaccactggaacaccaagAATTCCCCTAAAAGTTATTCCTTTGAAATGGAATCCAGAGCCTCAGTCTCCCAGTCTTGGTGGGAGGATAGATTCCTTGTTTCAGTAATTGCCAGCTAGCTGACACAGCTGGCTAGTCGATTTACACTAAGCGTTTGTAATTTTGCACTTCCTCTATTGGAGCCCCCAATTGCCCCCCTCAACCTCCACTAGCTCATCCTCCCTGCACAGATCAGAGTGGAGTTCAGCTCTTTCCCTAACTGTAAGTACTTATTGAATAAAACGTTTTCACCACGTTAATGTCTGGCTTTGTCTCTTTGACAAAGGTCCACTCATCTAACAA
This is a stretch of genomic DNA from Eschrichtius robustus isolate mEscRob2 chromosome 20, mEscRob2.pri, whole genome shotgun sequence. It encodes these proteins:
- the LOC137755223 gene encoding protein SET; translation: MAPKHQSSLPPQVKKPKKPRRTPASRPEETSATLNLPKEEKEQQEAIEHIDEVQNEVDRLNEQASEEILKVEQKYNKLRQPFFQKRSELIAKIPNFWVTTFVNHPQVSALLGEEDEEALHYLTRVEVTEFEDIKSGYRIDFYFDENPYFENKVLSKEFHLNESGDPSSKSTEIKWKSGKDLTKRSSQTQNKASRKRQHEEPESFFTWFTDHSDAGADELGEVIKDDIWPNPLQYYLVPDMDDEEGEGEEDDDDDEEEEGLEDIDEEGDEDEGEEDEDDDEGEEGEEDEGEDD